The nucleotide window CCCGGCGCGGGCTCAGCCGGTGCACCGCGTTCGCCAGGACTTCCTTGCCCGTGCCGCTCTCGCCGAGGAGCAAAACCGTGCTGTCCGTGGGTGCGACCTTCGAGATGACCTCAATCACCCGCTTCATCGCCGCCGACTCGCCAACCATTTCCTCGAACATGTTCTGTTCGAGCCGGTCCGCTGCCGTCTCGTGGGCTAACCCCCGTAGTACCTTGTTTACGACGAGGCCCACGTCCGTCGGGTCGCACGTGTTGGGCAAATAGAAGGCCGCCCCCTTGCGCACCCCGTCCAGCGCCACGTCAATATGGGCGATATCGAATAGCAGAACGATGCGTGTGCGTGGACTTCCCCGGCGGACATACGACACCAAATCGACGCCCGCATCCGCAGAGAGGTCCATATCTAAAACCATTGCTTCGAAGGACTTGCGGCTGGTCAACCGCAGCACCCCCTTCGCATCATGGCACTGCTCTACCGCATACCCTACGCCCTGAAGATACCGGGCAAGGGTTGCCGCCCTCGGCACGTCCGCCATCGCCAGCAACACCGGCGTTCGGGGAGGAGGCTCTATGTTTCCAATCGAAGCGCGCTGTCTTGTGGTCATGTGCTCATTGTATCAAAATGAAGCGAGAGGGGGAAGGGGGCAAGTTCCTCAATCCCAGATGTAGCGCTCGTCGAATTCAATCCTGTGTCTGCGTAGGAGAGCGCGGAATTCCTCCTGAAAATCCATTTTGCGGTGGTGTGCCATTTGGGAATTGATATAGCGCTGGACGGCGGGTCCGTTCGATTCGCTCACGCTGAATGCCCCATAACCGCGTTGCCAAAAGAAATCGCGAAAGCTCTCACCCTGCAACTTCATCCATTTGGAGGACTGTCGTTTAAGTTCTTCTATTAAATCAGCCACGGAAACAGCGCGTCCCAGGACACACAGGGCGTGTACATGATCCAGGGTTCCGCCGATGCGAATCGCATGGCAATTGATCCCCGAGAGGATACCGAACATATAGCCGTACAACTTGGGCTGAACTTCGGGCGTGATGACGGGAAGACGGTTCTTTGTGCTAAACACGACATGGACCATGACGTTAGAAAGGGACTGCGGCATCGGCAAACCCCCGTGTTCCGCCCCTTCAGGGCGGTCTATTCGCGTGATTCGTTACCTAGGGCGTCGTTTGAAGCCGCACGCCTCGCTTCGCGGGCGTACGTCTTCAAACTTTGCCCTAGGCTACTATGTCGGACCCCCTTGGGGTCAAATCCGGGCAACGGTCTTATTCGCGTTGGATTCGACAGATTGAGTATAGCGTTCGCACGCGTAAGAGATTTGCCTAGAGCGCTTTAGCCTTTCATACCTACGACATTCTCGTGAGCGCATTTTCACCAAGCGTTGGAAGGTTTCTGATTCGTAGCTGTAAGAAGTGAAAATGCGGTAGCTGTGCGCCTGCCAGAACATGAACCAACTGTACGGAGATTTTTGATTTAGAGCGCGGCACAGGGGCAGCAATTGGGGCAAGGTCAGATATCCGTTAGAACTTAGAGCAGCGTAGCCGAAACCAAATTGACTCAACCACCGATGAACACCGATAAACGCCGATAAGAGAAAGGATTCAGCCCGAATGACTTCAAACCACGGGGGATTTCGTGAAGCCTACCCAGACTTTTTCGGATAGTAGTACGAAAGGAAGACAGGACTTGTGCTTGCAGAATG belongs to Candidatus Hydrogenedentota bacterium and includes:
- the tnpA gene encoding IS200/IS605 family transposase, coding for MPQSLSNVMVHVVFSTKNRLPVITPEVQPKLYGYMFGILSGINCHAIRIGGTLDHVHALCVLGRAVSVADLIEELKRQSSKWMKLQGESFRDFFWQRGYGAFSVSESNGPAVQRYINSQMAHHRKMDFQEEFRALLRRHRIEFDERYIWD